Within the Verrucomicrobiota bacterium genome, the region TACCCTAATTCCGACCACCTCTTCCAGGAGGCGTATTTTGAGCTTCGAGCGCAGAGATTACGCCGTCCTTATTTTCATCAAAAAGGTCGAACATTCGCTGAACACGTTCTTCACTAAATTCATCGCCACGTCGTTGACGCTCTCCTTCGGTAACTTCAGCGAGAGTAATTTCACCATCTTGATTTGCATCCATTTGAGCAATTCCACCACCGGGTCCTCTAGCTGCGCTTGTCTTCCACCAGCGCCACCGGGGCCACGTCCTTGCCCGGGTCTTCCACCTTGACCTCCGGGCCCGCCAAATTGTCCGCCGCGTTGCCCGCCTTGCGGACCTACTCGTTCTCCGGCACCACGAGGATCTCTGTTCATTCCAAAGGTTCTTGAACCACGGATTTCATCTTCCAGGCGAATGGTGTATTCATGCGTAATGGCCATGCACATGTCCGGAGTGCAGCCATAATAATGCAAAACAAGTAACGCCAAATCCCGGAAACAGGTTACTTCTCCGACACACCATAGCCCTCTATTTCGATATCCACCACCCGACCATTCACGAGCTTAACGATTCGAAAGAGGCGGCTTGGACCTTGATTGTAATACCACCAGCTTACCTCCGCACTGCGAAAATGTAGCGGATGCCGATGCGGCCCATAAATGCGAACAAAGCTGATATTGGGCTTCGTTTCAGTAATCGATGGTTCGCCAAACCGGTTAATTACTTCATAGGACGTATCTCCAGTTTTCAGGAGCGACCAATCCGGATTCGCGAAACTCCGTCCATACTTTTCGTCAAAACCATAGCCGATGCTATCGATGCCAACCAACCGTTGATCTTCAAACCGAAGTATTTGCATCAGCCGGTTCTTGCCGCGGTTGATTAACCATTCTTCTACCATAACCGATGAAACGGGATCGTATGTGCCACTGAAAGCGTTGATACGACTGGTCCCGGAAAAAGCGTCCGAATGATACACTGAACTCCCAAGATCATTAGGATCTCCAACCATGTAACTCGCCTTCCAATCGGGTTGTCCGGTGATCATAAACACCTTCCCTTTACTCATCCCAGTATCGATGACCTTGTTTTTAAAACGAAAGGAATCAGCAAAAAGATTCGAAGAAAGACCGAATCCCAAACCAAGCGCACTGACCAATAGAAGTTTTAGGATGTAATTCTGGGTTTTGTGAATGATCATACAGGAGAACCTCGCTTTGAAGTGAACTATACCAGAACCTTAAACCAATCCTGCCGGAAATAGTTGCAGCTGGCAACTCTGTTAATGGTAGCGAGTAGTTCTTTTCTGCAACCAAATCCTCATCCATCGCGTTGTATATTCATAGCGCAGCAATTTTGCTGACGACTTACCAAAAACTCGATACGGTCCGAATATGAAGAAAATAACTGCCCCTGAGTTCTGTGGACTTTGCCCGCCATTATCGCGTCGGAAATTCCTGAAATCTTCAACCATTGCCGCTGCAAGCGCGATACTTCCGTTTGGAGCCATCACAAATCCGCTCGCCGCGAAAGAGAAGCCGCTACCCAAGTCAGAAACTCTGGTAAAGACACTTTATACCAGCCTGACCGAGAAACAGCGTAACACGATCTGTTTCCCTTTCGACCACAAGCTTCAACATGAAGTCGAGAATAATTGGTTCATTGTTAAAGACCATCGTGTCGCGAAATCTTACACGAAGGATCAACAAGCAATGATTCGGGAGATCTTCATGAACATGCATAGCGAAGAGTATGCTAAACAGGTAATGAAGCAAGTTGAGCACGATAACGGCAAAGGCGGCTTCGGAAATTGTTCAATCGCATTGTTTGGCGAACCAGACACGGGAAAATTTGAGTTCGTTTTTACCGGCCGCCATACAACCAGGCGCTGCGATGGCGATTCGGTTGAGGGTACTGCATTTGGTGGTCCGATCTTTTACGGACACGCAGCCAGATCTTTCGATGAAGAAGCGCACCATCCGGGTAATGCCTATTGGTTCCAGGCCAAGCGTGTAAATGAGGTTTTCCAAATGATGGATGGCAAACAAAGGAAGCAGGCCTTGCTCGATTTTTCCAGAAACGAAAAAGGCAAGGAAACGGTCAAGCTAACTGGCAAGGCTACAGGTCTTGATGGCATTCGTATGACCGACCTCACCTTCGATCAAAAGGATGAAGTCAGGAAAGTATTGGACGACATGCTCGCACCCTTCCGCGAAGTTGATCGTAAGGAATCCCTAAAGCTCATTGAGAAAAGCGGCTTCGACAATCTACACCTGGCTTTTTATAAAGATGAAGACATCGGTCAGGACGGGATGTGGGACACCTTCCAAATTGAAGGCCCGAATATGATCTGGTTATTCCGAGGAGATCCGCATGTCCACACCTGGATCCATATCAAGGACCGAGCGTAAGGAAAACTTGATGATGGGAAATAGTATCGGCAATTGAATCAAGCATTTGTCCGATTTTTCATTGTCTAAGAGCCTCCTCAAGACTACCAGTTTAAGTTGAACCGCAAGGTAAACCAACCCAAGATATCATATGTCACTTTCAAACTCCCCGAAGACTTCCGCATACCTCCTTTTTGCGATAGGTATTCTTTGCACCGCTTGCTCTTCTGAGCCCGCAAATACTTACTCAGAGCATCCAGGTATTGAAGGAAATGGAAATTTCATAATCGGTCCTGACTACAAGATGGATCCGGATCTCACCGATCTGGGGAATCCCAAAGGGAGTTACTTCGAATTTTCAATGCGGCTGGCCGACAGCAAACTATTCCGCGGAGACGATACCACTCTCGATTCCCAAAAACCTATTCGCGAGGAGAGAAAAATCTTCGTCTATGTGCCGGCAGCTTACATAGACGGCACTCATGCACCTATTCTCGTTACACACGACGGACCCAAACGCCTCGATCTGGTGCGCAATGCGCTGGACAACCTGACCCTTTCAAATGATCCAGACCGCAAGCTGCCGGCATTCATTGCCATCGCGGTTGAAAATGGAGGGAACGATGGAAAGGGTAGCGAGCGTGGGCTCGAATACGACACCCTCTCCGACCGTTTTGCCCGATTTATAAATGACGAAGTATTGCAGGCAGTGCTAAACAATCCGGAAATCAAAAAGGCTTTCCCTAATATTGCATTCACGGAAAACCCTTGGGGCAAGGCAGCAATGGGATGCAGTTCGG harbors:
- a CDS encoding DUF2845 domain-containing protein, which translates into the protein MIIHKTQNYILKLLLVSALGLGFGLSSNLFADSFRFKNKVIDTGMSKGKVFMITGQPDWKASYMVGDPNDLGSSVYHSDAFSGTSRINAFSGTYDPVSSVMVEEWLINRGKNRLMQILRFEDQRLVGIDSIGYGFDEKYGRSFANPDWSLLKTGDTSYEVINRFGEPSITETKPNISFVRIYGPHRHPLHFRSAEVSWWYYNQGPSRLFRIVKLVNGRVVDIEIEGYGVSEK
- a CDS encoding DUF3500 domain-containing protein gives rise to the protein MKKITAPEFCGLCPPLSRRKFLKSSTIAAASAILPFGAITNPLAAKEKPLPKSETLVKTLYTSLTEKQRNTICFPFDHKLQHEVENNWFIVKDHRVAKSYTKDQQAMIREIFMNMHSEEYAKQVMKQVEHDNGKGGFGNCSIALFGEPDTGKFEFVFTGRHTTRRCDGDSVEGTAFGGPIFYGHAARSFDEEAHHPGNAYWFQAKRVNEVFQMMDGKQRKQALLDFSRNEKGKETVKLTGKATGLDGIRMTDLTFDQKDEVRKVLDDMLAPFREVDRKESLKLIEKSGFDNLHLAFYKDEDIGQDGMWDTFQIEGPNMIWLFRGDPHVHTWIHIKDRA
- a CDS encoding alpha/beta hydrolase-fold protein, with product MSLSNSPKTSAYLLFAIGILCTACSSEPANTYSEHPGIEGNGNFIIGPDYKMDPDLTDLGNPKGSYFEFSMRLADSKLFRGDDTTLDSQKPIREERKIFVYVPAAYIDGTHAPILVTHDGPKRLDLVRNALDNLTLSNDPDRKLPAFIAIAVENGGNDGKGSERGLEYDTLSDRFARFINDEVLQAVLNNPEIKKAFPNIAFTENPWGKAAMGCSSGGAAALTMGWFRPDLFRRIITYSGTFVDQQDDDAPEETAYPLGAWEYHSGMKLIENSEKKPLRIFTHVSENDNRSNDPEETYHNWVMANERTAAALKAKGYDYRYIFSKATKHCDQKVFEQTIADTLVWMWRGYSAE